ATTACAAAATGTGCGATTTTTTGGTTACGTTTCAGATTGATTATTTTATCAAAAGCAAATTACTGTTCGTTACCGACCACTGTATAAATTATTCGAACTCAGAAAGTTTGTTAttcgtattttgttttaaatcaaAATCTGATTATGCAAAGAAATTCACCGAGGTAGTCGCAAATACAATGGAAATATCGATGGAAGTAAAATCTGAGTGAGAACGCGCAAGGAATGACGAACTGATATAAAATTTGATTGTAGCATTGTACCGGCGGAAGATTATATAAGCAGTGGGGGTGTAACTGCAACTAATTAGATAATTGTAAGCAAATAAAcgaataaatcaatcaatagcTAACTTTGAAAGCGTTGTATGCTAGCGGCTTGTATATTATCGCCCGACTACAACTAGGAGGAATGGAACCGAACGATGGCAAACTATTTCGGTACTTACTTTTCCGGTGTACTGCAGGGGTCACTCACGGTTTACAGAACGCCGTAGTTTTCCAATGCAATATCTCGAAATCAttacaaacacataaacatcATTGCTTCTTCTCAAATTGGGCCTGCCACTGGAACCGGGACACcagagcctggcgagtctaattcgCTGTAGAATACTGAAATCGCCATTTATctcgtagagctcgtcattgtagtgTATTGTTTCGTTGAGCTTCATGTTAATTGATTCGGTATCGTTTTGTCATCATAGGCTGCTTTAAAGAACTCGTTTTCTTCGttctcgtttttttgtgtattaccACACCTAACAAAATTACATCTTCTGGACCATTTCATAACcatgaaattaaacataagTAATCCGCGGTATACGAAAATATACTAAAATTCTTTaccaaatacaaaaaagaaacattctgATTGGATGGCAAACAGCACCTTTAGTAGCAGTCCGCATCATTTACGTCGGCCGCGtaatacgaaaacaaaacgtcatCCAAAAGGGATCCAAAACTTTCCGTATTCTCTAGCCACTGCTGTCGACTCGCCACGATCGCGGATAGTTCCAGGGTTTGTACACGAGTCAAAAACTCTTCGGCACTAACGGAAGCATACTGTCGGAAAAGGTCAGCATGCCGGAGCGTCTCATCGCAACCACAATCGTCCCCTGTTTGGCGACCGTATCCTGTCGCTACGGTCGTCATGTGTGGGTTGTAAGTCACCGACAGTAGATTCATATCGTTAAGGTTTACGATAGAATCAATTATTTCATCCGCATTAGCAGTACTGCACGCAACGTTGCCACTGTTGTAATCGGCATCATTTCTACGCTGTTGCCTAGGAGGTATAACACCTGCCCCAGTAGCATTCGGTTGCCCCGTGGATGTTACCGTACTCTGCTCATATGGAAGAAGGATCGGATTTTGTGAAGTGTTCATTTCCATTGATGATCGTTCAGGGGGTTTTACCTCAGAGTAGTTAGTGTCGATAACAGACAGCCTACCGGACGTAGATGAAGCATGTAGTGTAGTGGAACTAACAGCTAAACCCAGCATAGTGGCATTTGCCGgggaagccgaagagtctcctTTCGATCCCGACGGATTCGCAGATGTTCCAGTACCAGATAGAACCTGGTAGTAGTCGAGAAAGTTGTACTTGTTCAAGTGTGCCATCAGTTTATCTATGATTGCTATCGTTTCCTTGACTACGCCCAGATCACAATCGTCTCCAAGGCAAGCAAGCAGTACTCCAAGGCAACCGCGCAACGAAAGTTCATTAAGTACCTTCATAAGGCGTGTTTGAATTTCACGATCGGTAAGtgtaacgatttttttatgctCCTTCGAGAATGTTACAGCCGGAAAGGTACCGTCAATCATACCTTGGTGCTGAAATTGTCGACACATGACAAGGCGCCAAAACTGAAGCCCATTGATCTTTACTTCCCAGTACAGATCGCTCGCGGCGGCATGTGCCAGCACCGAAAATACACTATCTAAGCATTGTGGTTGTATTTTATGGTTAGCGTAAATTTCCCTCACCGCATTCACTGCTTCACGGCGAACCACACCTTCACTTTCATTGTCGATCACATCAATCAGGTGATTCTGATGGGTAAGAATTTATAACCAAAGGTATATTGCTGGGtcatataaataatatatatGTTTTCATACCATCAAGGACAGCTTCGATAAGGAATGGTCCCACAGCAAACGGATCTTGACCATGAGTGTCAGACAGCGAAGGGCCGAAGCACGAACATACGCTTCGGTATCGTTCTTTGCTGCAGCTTCTACCACTGGGATGATATCACAATCTAGAATATGCTTTTGAAAAGCGGGAAATTCTGAAACGGAGAGAATAACATTCAAAGGTATTCAGTACGGTtggtaaaaaaattgtaaactaacgaaaaaaaataattcgaaCGAAGCTGTTACTGATTTCCGAAATGGTGACGATCGATGCGAGCAACTCAAGAGCCGAATCTCTGGCTTCCCAGCTGAGATCATGCAAGCGTTTGTATATGATGTGACCGACGTGTTCTAGTCCCGATCCGGAAATGTTATCCATCAGTAGAGCAAGATTCGGTGCCAAAAAGTGTTCGATAGAGGTTTGCGTGAGCTTTAGCGCCAGTACGACCAGCTGTGAAAGAAGAAAGTATAGCGggggaattttatttttggtataTTTAAAAGAATGAATGTAGACATAATGAGTTAGTCGCCCATTTTCTTGACCTAATGCCTTTCAAGGCCATTACGCGTAGATACACCTAAGCATTTCGCCTCGGTACAGGTCATATAAGTTATGAGTAATGTAGTCTTCGTTGTGTTTACTTACCCTAGAAGGAAGATTTGGATTGGCAAGCAAattcaacataaaattaacTATCGCCGTCGATTCGATGCATTCTTTCCAGGTGATTTTGAAATTATCGATCAACGACATTAGCCCATTGATTATAGCCGACAGGAGATTGGGTTTGCTCAGCATAAGATCCGCCTTACCGAAGACCCTGTTTTCTCCCTCAACCGAGCAACACATATCGGGAAGGAACTCTTTCAGTAAGTAAACGAATGCTTGGA
This region of Anopheles marshallii chromosome 2, idAnoMarsDA_429_01, whole genome shotgun sequence genomic DNA includes:
- the LOC128707359 gene encoding uncharacterized protein LOC128707359 is translated as MASEINASSGMDTARETNNSSDQDRVDQPRTDDTCQAKFHKVLNAFLNRGFKINNDVYLEMIISHLSGKYCEDHRKLVKSPEVFQWLETMLKQWESDRPPATDIAAFTLQLLGMIVENEWDFSRIQNGSRMLDRFQECIQRNGKMQNPSIKLGHVLVLKAISRHAMGMAWIKQSGSWRICLDYYNGYQTIYITRETSLFIYEVLERFCAMGDYEEAKEIVRTILSPLIDCVWKSPEQDDAVLVNDYHSQKIISPLLNLMQTLFRKIIESKQRTRVAYFILYTYKFERNLWKFTDTIHDHTYLAKIWQTHIFANCARLCTMEIPPEDTFAVDLTFDRYTINFLNYVNFSIRRGNVQNVMLMAETHHALWRILGDRAPEEVVLKNQSIRFGDQILLLQLFPVVYEMQCFATKDLPDYIEKFCTQLYDIACEFTIRLIYACRDIFQAYNLNVTELACKSIQGIVTTHKLPRPRAVIAFQAFVYLLKEFLPDMCCSVEGENRVFGKADLMLSKPNLLSAIINGLMSLIDNFKITWKECIESTAIVNFMLNLLANPNLPSRLVVLALKLTQTSIEHFLAPNLALLMDNISGSGLEHVGHIIYKRLHDLSWEARDSALELLASIVTISEIKFPAFQKHILDCDIIPVVEAAAKNDTEAYVRASALRCLTLMVKIRLLWDHSLSKLSLMNHLIDVIDNESEGVVRREAVNAVREIYANHKIQPQCLDSVFSVLAHAAASDLYWEVKINGLQFWRLVMCRQFQHQGMIDGTFPAVTFSKEHKKIVTLTDREIQTRLMKVLNELSLRGCLGVLLACLGDDCDLGVVKETIAIIDKLMAHLNKYNFLDYYQVLSGTGTSANPSGSKGDSSASPANATMLGLAVSSTTLHASSTSGRLSVIDTNYSEVKPPERSSMEMNTSQNPILLPYEQSTVTSTGQPNATGAGVIPPRQQRRNDADYNSGNVACSTANADEIIDSIVNLNDMNLLSVTYNPHMTTVATGYGRQTGDDCGCDETLRHADLFRQYASVSAEEFLTRVQTLELSAIVASRQQWLENTESFGSLLDDVLFSYYAADVNDADCY